A window from Deltaproteobacteria bacterium encodes these proteins:
- a CDS encoding ammonium transporter, with protein MNTGDTAWLLVSAALVMLMTPGLALFYGGMVRQKNILATVMQSFIVLGLISIEWMLVGYSFSFGPDRGGVIGDLSWFALNGVGLDPFKDYAATVPHQAFMIYQMMFAVITPALITGAFAERFKFSTYLVFALLWSLLVYNPVAHWVWGTGGWLRNLGVLDFAGGTVVHITAGVSALAAALAVGKRRGYGLEILAPHNLPMTVLGAAILWFGWFGFNAGSALAAGNLSTSAFVNTHMAAAAATLTWVFAEWIHRGKPTVLGAASGCIAGLGTITPASGFVVPASAVAIGAVAGVVCYWAVMMKGKLGYDDSLDVVGVHCVGGTLGTLATGVFATTAVNSAGANGLLYGNPRQLAVQALAAGVILVYSFAVSYGLFKVLDKTMGLRVADEHEIMGLDLSQHGEAGYNS; from the coding sequence ATGAACACCGGCGACACCGCCTGGCTGCTCGTCTCCGCAGCGCTCGTCATGCTCATGACCCCCGGATTGGCGCTCTTTTACGGCGGAATGGTCCGGCAGAAGAACATCCTGGCCACCGTCATGCAATCGTTCATCGTTCTCGGGCTGATCAGTATCGAGTGGATGCTCGTCGGCTACAGCTTTTCCTTCGGGCCTGACCGCGGAGGCGTCATAGGAGACCTTTCGTGGTTCGCGCTGAACGGCGTCGGGCTCGACCCGTTCAAGGACTACGCGGCAACGGTCCCCCACCAGGCGTTCATGATCTACCAGATGATGTTCGCGGTCATCACCCCCGCCCTGATCACGGGAGCGTTCGCGGAACGGTTCAAGTTCTCCACGTATTTAGTGTTCGCCCTCCTGTGGTCGCTTCTTGTGTACAACCCGGTGGCCCACTGGGTGTGGGGGACCGGCGGATGGCTGCGCAACCTCGGGGTGCTCGATTTCGCCGGCGGGACCGTCGTCCACATCACCGCGGGTGTCAGCGCTCTCGCGGCGGCGCTCGCGGTCGGAAAGCGCCGCGGATACGGACTCGAAATCCTTGCCCCGCACAACCTGCCGATGACGGTGCTCGGCGCCGCGATCCTCTGGTTCGGCTGGTTCGGATTCAACGCGGGGAGCGCCCTTGCGGCGGGGAACCTCTCCACGAGCGCGTTCGTGAATACCCATATGGCCGCCGCGGCCGCGACCCTGACCTGGGTTTTCGCCGAGTGGATCCACCGTGGCAAGCCGACCGTACTCGGCGCGGCCTCCGGATGCATCGCGGGCCTCGGCACGATTACCCCTGCCTCCGGTTTCGTAGTGCCGGCCTCCGCCGTCGCCATCGGCGCCGTGGCGGGAGTCGTGTGCTACTGGGCGGTGATGATGAAGGGGAAACTTGGCTACGACGATTCGCTGGACGTGGTCGGCGTCCATTGCGTCGGCGGGACACTCGGGACCCTGGCCACCGGAGTGTTCGCCACTACCGCGGTCAACTCCGCAGGGGCCAACGGGCTTCTGTACGGAAATCCCAGGCAATTGGCCGTGCAGGCGTTGGCCGCAGGCGTGATCCTCGTCTACTCGTTTGCGGTGAGTTACGGCCTGTTCAAGGTTCTCGACAAGACCATGGGGCTTCGCGTGGCGGATGAACACGAAATCATGGGCCTGGACCTGTCGCAGCACGGGGAGGCGGGGTACAACTCGTAA